A single genomic interval of Tsukamurella paurometabola harbors:
- a CDS encoding ABC transporter, translated as MFVERISVGASGAGLPRWVRDVPALKPLLAGAALPLTAPVTFLVGENGSGKSTLVEAVAEQFGLDARGGRAAVLGGNLDTEKTPLGEAMVLDLTHRGWAMRRGPRTARHGFFLRAETVLEMNERYNGKHGYWSDIDVQSHGEGFFSIFEAMLTEPGFYVFDEPGSALSFHSCLRLVALFGRLRDSGSQIICATHSPILTALPDAQIVEMTPTGPAATPWRDLELVRHWRRFLDHPETYLAELVTRAAEPADAPERTVAPERTVAPEDERDLIRRLRARIHGDE; from the coding sequence GTGTTCGTCGAGCGGATCTCCGTCGGCGCGTCCGGTGCCGGCCTACCCCGGTGGGTACGCGACGTCCCGGCCCTGAAGCCACTCCTCGCCGGAGCGGCCCTCCCGTTGACCGCGCCGGTCACCTTCCTCGTCGGCGAGAACGGTTCCGGTAAGTCGACCCTGGTCGAGGCCGTGGCTGAGCAGTTCGGGCTCGATGCGCGCGGCGGACGCGCCGCCGTCCTGGGCGGCAACCTGGACACCGAGAAGACACCGCTGGGCGAGGCGATGGTCCTGGACCTGACCCACCGGGGCTGGGCGATGCGCCGGGGTCCGCGGACGGCCCGACACGGCTTCTTCCTCCGCGCCGAGACCGTCCTCGAGATGAACGAGCGGTACAACGGAAAGCACGGCTACTGGAGCGACATCGACGTCCAGAGCCACGGCGAGGGCTTCTTCAGCATCTTCGAGGCCATGCTCACCGAGCCGGGCTTCTACGTCTTCGACGAGCCCGGGTCGGCGCTCTCCTTCCACTCGTGCCTGCGGCTCGTCGCGCTCTTCGGTCGGCTGCGCGACAGCGGTTCACAGATCATCTGCGCGACGCATTCCCCGATCCTCACGGCACTGCCCGACGCGCAGATCGTCGAGATGACGCCGACCGGCCCGGCTGCCACCCCGTGGCGCGATCTGGAACTGGTCCGGCACTGGCGGCGCTTCCTCGACCACCCCGAGACCTACCTCGCGGAATTGGTCACGCGCGCGGCCGAGCCGGCCGACGCGCCCGAGCGCACCGTCGCGCCCGAGCGCACCGTCGCGCCCGAGGATGAACGGGACCTGATCCGGCGGCTGCGCGCCCGGATCCACGGCGACGAGTGA
- the miaB gene encoding tRNA (N6-isopentenyl adenosine(37)-C2)-methylthiotransferase MiaB — translation MNVHDSERLSGLLEEAGYVRADGGEQADLVVFNTCAVRENADNKLYGNLSHLAPIKRERPGMQIAVGGCLAQKDRGTVVKKAPWVDVVFGTHNIGSLPTLLERARHNEKAEVEIKEALDAFPSTLPARRESAYAGWVSISVGCNNTCTFCIVPSLRGKEVDRRPGDILAEVQALVDQGVSEVTLLGQNVNAYGVNFADPELPRDRGAFADLLRACGRIEGLERVRFTSPHPAEFTDDVIDAMAETPNICPQLHMPLQSGSDRVLKEMRRSYRSTKFLGILDKVRARIPHAAITTDIIVGFPGETEEDFQATLDVVEKARFSSAFTFQYSIRPGTPAAELPDQLPKKVVQERYDRLIALQERITLEENRKQVGRRVELLVALGEGRKDAETKRMSGRARDGRLVHFAGDEGIRPGDVVEVVVTGAAPHHLVADDGVLSHRRTRAGDNAEASITPVTAPVGVGLGLPPVGRPAAPAEPSSTGCSAC, via the coding sequence ATGAACGTGCACGATTCCGAGCGCCTCTCCGGCCTGCTCGAGGAGGCCGGCTACGTGCGTGCGGACGGCGGCGAGCAGGCCGACCTGGTGGTCTTCAACACGTGCGCGGTCCGGGAGAACGCGGACAACAAGCTGTACGGGAACCTCAGCCACCTCGCGCCGATCAAGCGCGAGCGGCCGGGCATGCAGATCGCCGTCGGCGGCTGTCTGGCACAGAAGGACCGCGGCACCGTCGTCAAGAAGGCTCCCTGGGTCGACGTGGTCTTCGGTACCCACAACATCGGGTCCCTCCCGACGCTGCTCGAGCGCGCCCGGCACAACGAGAAGGCCGAGGTCGAGATCAAGGAGGCGCTGGACGCCTTCCCGTCGACGCTGCCCGCGCGCCGCGAGAGCGCCTACGCGGGGTGGGTCTCCATCTCGGTCGGCTGCAACAACACCTGCACGTTCTGCATCGTGCCGAGCCTGCGCGGCAAGGAGGTCGACCGCCGGCCGGGCGACATCCTCGCCGAGGTGCAGGCCCTCGTCGACCAGGGCGTCTCCGAGGTCACGCTGCTCGGGCAGAACGTCAACGCCTACGGCGTGAACTTCGCCGACCCCGAGTTGCCGCGGGACCGCGGCGCCTTCGCCGACCTGCTGCGCGCGTGCGGCCGCATCGAGGGCCTCGAGCGCGTCCGCTTCACCAGCCCGCATCCCGCCGAGTTCACCGACGACGTGATCGACGCCATGGCGGAGACGCCGAACATCTGCCCGCAGCTGCACATGCCGCTGCAGTCCGGCTCGGACCGGGTGCTCAAGGAGATGCGCCGCAGCTACCGCAGCACGAAGTTCCTCGGCATCCTCGACAAGGTCCGCGCGCGGATCCCGCACGCCGCGATCACCACGGACATCATCGTCGGCTTCCCCGGGGAGACCGAGGAGGACTTCCAGGCGACGCTCGACGTGGTCGAGAAGGCCCGGTTCAGCTCCGCGTTCACGTTCCAGTACTCCATCCGCCCCGGTACCCCCGCCGCAGAGCTCCCCGACCAGTTGCCGAAGAAGGTCGTGCAGGAGCGCTACGACCGCCTCATCGCGCTGCAGGAGCGGATCACGCTCGAGGAGAACCGGAAGCAGGTGGGCCGCCGCGTCGAGCTGCTCGTCGCGTTGGGGGAGGGACGCAAGGACGCCGAGACCAAGCGCATGTCGGGGCGTGCCCGCGACGGCCGGCTCGTGCACTTCGCCGGCGACGAGGGCATCCGCCCGGGCGACGTCGTCGAGGTCGTCGTCACCGGCGCGGCGCCGCACCACCTCGTCGCCGACGACGGAGTGCTCAGCCACCGTCGCACGCGGGCGGGCGACAACGCCGAGGCCTCCATCACGCCGGTCACCGCTCCGGTCGGCGTCGGACTGGGGCTCCCTCCCGTCGGCCGTCCGGCCGCCCCCGCGGAGCCGTCGTCGACGGGGTGTTCGGCCTGCTGA
- a CDS encoding amino acid ABC transporter ATP-binding protein produces the protein MIEIDSVEKHFGNLHVLKNINLTVPKGQVVVMLGPSGSGKSTLCRTINRLEPIDSGTIKIDGALLPEEGRGLAGLRAEVGMVFQSFNLFAHKTILDNVTLGPIKVRKQSKADAEKRALELLDRVGIVAQKDKYPAQLSGGQQQRVAIARALAMGPKVMLFDEPTSALDPEMVNEVLDVMVGLAKEGMTMVCVTHEMGFARKAADRILFLADGEIVEDTDPESFFTAPESDRAKDFLGKILGH, from the coding sequence ATGATCGAGATCGACTCGGTGGAGAAGCACTTCGGCAACCTCCACGTGCTCAAGAACATCAACCTGACGGTCCCCAAGGGCCAGGTCGTCGTGATGCTCGGGCCCTCGGGCTCCGGCAAGTCGACGCTGTGCCGCACCATCAACCGGCTCGAGCCCATCGACTCCGGCACGATCAAGATCGACGGTGCGCTCCTGCCCGAGGAGGGCCGGGGCCTCGCGGGCCTGCGCGCCGAGGTCGGCATGGTCTTCCAGTCGTTCAACCTCTTCGCCCACAAGACGATCCTCGACAACGTCACGCTCGGGCCGATCAAGGTGCGCAAGCAGTCGAAGGCGGATGCCGAGAAGCGCGCGCTGGAGCTGCTCGACCGGGTCGGCATCGTCGCCCAGAAGGACAAGTACCCGGCCCAGCTGTCCGGCGGCCAGCAGCAGCGCGTCGCGATCGCCCGCGCTCTCGCCATGGGCCCCAAAGTCATGCTCTTCGACGAGCCCACCTCGGCGCTCGACCCCGAGATGGTCAACGAGGTGCTCGACGTCATGGTCGGCCTCGCCAAGGAGGGCATGACGATGGTGTGCGTGACCCACGAGATGGGCTTCGCACGCAAGGCGGCCGACCGCATCCTGTTCCTGGCCGACGGCGAGATCGTCGAGGACACCGATCCCGAGTCCTTCTTCACCGCACCGGAGTCGGACCGCGCCAAGGACTTCCTCGGCAAGATCCTGGGGCACTGA
- a CDS encoding transporter substrate-binding domain-containing protein, which yields MTTPQNTRTRRWRGAFAAVAAALVTVPLVSACGTDTPRSLLASIKSGDVVLGTKYDQPGLANRNPDKSHSGSDVDVSEFVVKQIAKNNGWSEPKITWKETPSPLRERMIENGEVDMIAATYSISAARTKKVTFAGPYLTTYQALLVSKKTANPIKSLEDLNSGRKLCSVSGSTSAINVKAALPNVQLQQYDGYASCVEGVRRGVLDALTTDATILAGFQAKYPGEFDIVPMTYPKDVTLTSSTGTKTEKKKGDQFSTERYGIGLRKGDAEALSEVNKALRQMMLGEQGTATYDAEAVPSVPTCVVPATAVATFTGLAYANPDNELFKALRENLGEYANTMIEQGRPVDGGKPKSVLVAVPGDQSWLLPDKDGNVKVTVNGQTMTLPKTDPQAQCTKAGV from the coding sequence ATGACGACACCGCAGAACACTCGAACCCGTCGGTGGCGGGGCGCGTTCGCGGCCGTCGCCGCGGCCCTCGTCACCGTCCCCCTCGTCTCCGCGTGCGGCACGGACACTCCGCGCAGTCTGCTCGCGTCGATCAAGAGCGGCGACGTCGTGCTGGGCACCAAGTACGACCAGCCCGGCCTCGCGAACCGCAACCCCGACAAGTCGCACTCCGGCTCCGACGTGGACGTCTCGGAGTTCGTGGTCAAGCAGATCGCGAAGAACAACGGCTGGTCCGAGCCGAAGATCACCTGGAAGGAGACCCCGTCTCCGCTCCGTGAGCGCATGATCGAGAACGGCGAGGTCGACATGATCGCCGCCACGTACTCGATCAGTGCGGCGCGCACCAAGAAGGTGACGTTCGCCGGCCCGTATCTGACCACCTACCAGGCGCTGCTGGTGAGCAAGAAGACCGCCAACCCGATCAAGAGCCTCGAGGACCTCAACTCGGGCCGCAAGCTGTGCTCCGTCTCGGGCTCGACTTCGGCGATCAACGTCAAGGCGGCGCTCCCGAACGTCCAGCTGCAGCAGTACGACGGATACGCCTCGTGCGTCGAGGGCGTGCGCCGCGGCGTGCTGGACGCGCTGACGACCGACGCGACGATCCTCGCCGGCTTCCAGGCGAAGTACCCCGGCGAGTTCGACATCGTCCCGATGACCTATCCGAAGGACGTGACTCTCACGAGCAGCACGGGCACCAAGACGGAGAAGAAGAAGGGCGACCAGTTCTCCACCGAGCGCTACGGCATCGGCCTGCGCAAGGGTGACGCGGAGGCGCTGAGCGAGGTCAACAAGGCGCTGCGGCAGATGATGCTGGGCGAGCAGGGCACCGCCACCTACGACGCGGAGGCCGTCCCGTCGGTCCCGACGTGCGTGGTCCCCGCGACCGCGGTCGCCACGTTCACCGGACTCGCCTACGCCAACCCCGACAACGAACTGTTCAAGGCGCTACGGGAGAACCTGGGCGAGTACGCGAACACGATGATCGAGCAGGGACGCCCCGTCGACGGCGGAAAGCCCAAGTCCGTGCTCGTCGCCGTCCCCGGCGACCAGAGCTGGCTGCTGCCCGACAAGGACGGCAACGTGAAGGTCACGGTGAACGGCCAGACGATGACGCTGCCCAAGACCGATCCGCAGGCGCAGTGCACGAAGGCAGGTGTCTGA
- a CDS encoding amino acid ABC transporter permease — MSDMWEDLGPQLWPAFWVTIKLTFFSAIGATIWGTILAGMRVSPVPAMRVFGTWYVNVVRNTPLTLIILFLSLGLYQNMGLALAPNNANFTENNNFWLAVIGFIVYTATFVCETLRSGFNTVPLGQAEAARSLGLSFMQVFQLIVLPQAGRAVIAPMGSVLIALTKNTTIASIIGVGEAALLMKEQLELHSDQLILIFVIFAACFMVITLFEGAVFGYFAKRLAVKR, encoded by the coding sequence GTGTCTGACATGTGGGAAGACCTCGGGCCACAGCTGTGGCCGGCTTTCTGGGTGACCATCAAGCTGACCTTCTTCTCTGCGATCGGCGCCACCATCTGGGGCACGATCCTCGCGGGCATGCGCGTCTCGCCGGTCCCGGCGATGCGGGTGTTCGGCACCTGGTACGTCAACGTCGTCCGGAACACGCCGCTGACGCTGATCATCCTGTTCCTGTCGCTCGGCCTGTACCAGAACATGGGGCTCGCGCTGGCGCCGAACAACGCGAACTTCACGGAGAACAACAACTTCTGGCTGGCCGTGATCGGCTTCATCGTCTACACGGCCACGTTCGTCTGCGAGACCCTGCGGTCGGGCTTCAACACCGTCCCCCTCGGCCAGGCCGAGGCCGCGCGTTCACTGGGACTGTCGTTCATGCAGGTGTTCCAGCTGATCGTGCTGCCGCAGGCCGGCCGCGCGGTCATCGCGCCGATGGGCAGCGTGCTCATCGCGCTCACCAAGAACACCACCATCGCGTCGATCATCGGCGTCGGTGAGGCGGCCCTGCTGATGAAGGAGCAACTCGAGTTGCACAGCGACCAGCTGATCCTGATCTTCGTGATCTTCGCGGCCTGCTTCATGGTGATCACACTCTTCGAGGGAGCCGTCTTCGGCTACTTCGCCAAGCGACTGGCGGTGAAGCGATGA
- a CDS encoding amino acid ABC transporter permease, translated as MSTKATSTVLYDAPGPKARVRNNIIAVAFIVVLVALFAWVITAFAANGQFDQEKLEPFVDKNYWGTYILPGLWGTFKAALASIILAMIMGAFLGIGRLSDHRSVRWATGAIVEFFRAIPVLILIYFLYIVFGVYKVFTSDYIAFFAVVFGLTLYNGSVIAEILRSGINSLPQGQFEAAKALGLRKSQTMRLILLPQAVAAMLPALISQMVIALKDSALGYQIGYIEVVKSGIQAGNEWGNVIPSLIVVAIIMILINFGLSTLASNIEKNLREGRKKKMIVDAPIAPLPEPGLMSKEVLETTHPDPKHKDLRQDYGD; from the coding sequence ATGAGCACGAAGGCCACATCGACCGTCCTCTACGATGCGCCGGGCCCCAAGGCCCGAGTGCGCAACAACATCATCGCGGTGGCCTTCATCGTGGTGCTGGTCGCCCTGTTCGCCTGGGTGATCACGGCTTTCGCCGCGAACGGCCAGTTCGACCAGGAGAAGCTCGAGCCCTTCGTCGATAAGAACTACTGGGGCACGTACATCCTCCCGGGCCTGTGGGGCACCTTCAAGGCGGCCCTCGCGTCGATCATCCTCGCGATGATCATGGGCGCCTTCCTCGGCATCGGCCGCCTCTCCGACCACCGGTCGGTGCGGTGGGCGACGGGCGCGATCGTCGAGTTCTTCCGCGCGATCCCGGTGCTGATCCTGATCTACTTCCTGTACATCGTGTTCGGCGTGTACAAGGTGTTCACCTCGGACTACATCGCCTTCTTCGCCGTGGTCTTCGGCCTCACGCTGTACAACGGTTCCGTCATCGCGGAGATCCTGCGCTCGGGCATCAACTCGCTGCCGCAGGGCCAGTTCGAGGCGGCGAAGGCACTCGGCCTGCGCAAGAGCCAGACGATGCGGCTGATCCTGCTCCCCCAGGCCGTGGCCGCGATGCTGCCGGCACTGATCTCGCAGATGGTCATCGCCCTGAAGGACAGCGCCCTCGGCTATCAGATCGGCTACATCGAGGTGGTGAAGTCCGGCATCCAGGCGGGCAACGAGTGGGGCAACGTGATCCCCTCGCTCATCGTGGTCGCGATCATCATGATCCTCATCAACTTCGGCCTGTCCACGCTGGCATCGAACATCGAGAAGAACCTGCGTGAGGGCCGGAAGAAGAAGATGATCGTCGATGCGCCGATCGCACCGCTCCCGGAACCCGGGCTCATGTCGAAGGAGGTCCTGGAGACCACCCACCCGGACCCGAAGCACAAGGATCTGCGACAGGACTACGGCGACTGA
- a CDS encoding glutamate ABC transporter substrate-binding protein, with protein MILGVKADQPGLALRGADGQYSGFDIDLARYLVREVAASRGKPEPTITWRESPTPQRERLIDNGEVDAVVASYSIDAARAAKVTFAGPYLSTRQGLLVRKDETTIATVSDLGRDRTLCSVSGSTSARTVASLLPGVRLLEYDSYAACADALARRTVDAVTTDEVILAGFAAQRPDAFRLVDMLLPKDTCVDGRLRTAGSPFSVERYGVGLARGDDAARDAVNAALRQMLETGEWERALRRAVGDEEAGRTIERDGGADRLVAGIGDLGFLAATSAPCTAR; from the coding sequence GTGATCCTCGGGGTGAAGGCCGACCAGCCCGGGCTCGCCCTGCGCGGCGCCGACGGGCAGTACTCGGGCTTCGACATCGACCTCGCCCGGTACCTGGTCCGCGAGGTGGCCGCCTCTCGCGGGAAGCCGGAGCCCACGATCACCTGGCGCGAGAGCCCGACTCCGCAACGGGAGCGACTGATCGACAACGGTGAGGTGGACGCCGTCGTTGCGTCGTACTCGATCGACGCCGCCCGCGCGGCGAAGGTGACGTTCGCGGGTCCGTATCTCTCGACGCGGCAGGGCCTGCTGGTCCGGAAGGACGAGACCACCATCGCGACCGTCTCCGACCTCGGGCGGGATCGCACGCTCTGTTCGGTCTCGGGTTCGACGTCGGCGCGGACGGTCGCCTCCCTACTGCCCGGCGTGCGGCTCCTGGAGTACGACAGCTATGCCGCCTGCGCGGACGCGCTGGCCCGGCGCACCGTCGACGCGGTGACGACCGACGAGGTGATCCTCGCGGGCTTCGCCGCGCAGCGCCCGGACGCCTTCCGCCTGGTCGACATGCTGCTGCCGAAGGACACCTGCGTCGACGGCCGGCTCCGCACCGCGGGCTCCCCCTTCTCCGTCGAACGGTACGGGGTCGGGCTCGCCCGCGGCGACGACGCCGCCCGCGACGCGGTCAACGCCGCGCTGCGGCAGATGCTCGAAACGGGCGAGTGGGAGCGTGCCCTGCGGCGAGCCGTCGGCGACGAGGAGGCCGGGCGGACCATCGAGCGCGACGGCGGCGCCGACCGGTTGGTCGCGGGCATCGGCGACCTCGGCTTCCTGGCAGCGACGAGTGCCCCGTGCACCGCCCGCTAG
- a CDS encoding VOC family protein, with protein MPARFNHTIIFATNSEESAAFYRDYLEARPAQSWGPFTNLEIEDGVLLQIAAPPIDVQPQHYAFLVDDDHFDRAYARLVERGVDHAADPFWKEPGRINHGHGGRGVYVRDPAGHGIELLTRPYL; from the coding sequence ATGCCCGCACGCTTCAACCACACCATCATCTTCGCCACGAACAGCGAGGAGTCCGCAGCCTTCTACCGCGACTATCTCGAGGCACGGCCGGCGCAGTCCTGGGGCCCGTTCACCAACCTCGAGATCGAGGACGGCGTCCTGCTGCAGATCGCGGCACCGCCGATCGACGTCCAGCCGCAGCACTACGCCTTCCTCGTCGACGACGACCACTTCGACCGCGCCTACGCGCGCCTCGTCGAACGCGGAGTCGACCACGCCGCCGACCCGTTCTGGAAGGAACCCGGTCGCATCAACCACGGGCACGGCGGTCGCGGCGTCTACGTGCGGGACCCCGCAGGGCACGGCATCGAATTGCTCACCCGGCCCTACCTCTAG
- a CDS encoding regulatory protein RecX, producing MDYADDEVVSRGRRRGRRPRGEGPAEGESQQQEQDPAKREALARDLIYRALGMRDHSRAELRNKLARRGFDEDLTERMLDKFVAAGLIDDAAFAQRWVQSRHQFSGRGRRALAQELRTKGVGEEEASAALDTVSREDERERAAELVERKLARVEIPEDRVERDKLTQRLVGMLGRRGYHPSLALSVVLDAIRDKAEAAQD from the coding sequence GTGGACTACGCCGATGACGAGGTCGTCTCCCGGGGCCGGCGCCGCGGGCGACGACCTCGCGGCGAGGGGCCGGCGGAGGGCGAATCGCAGCAGCAGGAGCAGGACCCGGCCAAGCGTGAGGCGCTGGCCCGGGACCTGATCTACCGTGCGCTCGGGATGCGCGATCACTCGCGCGCCGAGCTGCGGAACAAGCTGGCTCGCCGCGGATTCGACGAGGACCTCACCGAGCGGATGCTCGACAAGTTCGTCGCCGCCGGCCTCATCGACGACGCCGCGTTCGCGCAGCGCTGGGTCCAATCCCGGCACCAGTTCTCCGGCCGTGGCCGCCGCGCCCTGGCGCAGGAGCTGCGTACGAAGGGCGTAGGCGAAGAAGAGGCCTCGGCCGCACTCGACACCGTCAGCCGCGAGGACGAGCGGGAACGCGCCGCGGAACTGGTGGAGCGCAAGCTCGCCCGCGTCGAGATCCCGGAGGACCGCGTCGAGCGGGACAAGCTGACCCAGCGGCTCGTCGGGATGCTGGGACGCCGCGGCTATCACCCGTCGCTCGCACTGTCCGTCGTTCTCGATGCGATCCGCGATAAAGCCGAGGCCGCGCAGGACTAG
- the recA gene encoding recombinase RecA — MAPAPADRDKALELALAQIDKNYGKGSVMRLGDEVRQPIAVIPTGSIALDVALGIGGLPRGRVIEVYGPESSGKTTVALHAVAEAQRNGGIAAFIDAEHALDPDYAAKLGVDTDALLVSQPDTGEQALEIADMLIRSGALDIIVIDSVAALVPKAEIEGEMGDSHVGLQARLMSQALRKMTGALNNSGTTAIFINQLREKIGVMFGSPETTTGGKALKFYASVRLDVRRIETLKDGTDAVGNRTRVKVVKNKVSPPFKQAEFDIVYGQGISREGSIIDMGVTEGFIRKSGSWYTYDGDQLGQGKENARKFLIENPDIRDEIEKRIKEKLGVGADVTADADEIAPAPVDF, encoded by the coding sequence ATGGCACCTGCACCCGCGGATCGCGATAAGGCCCTCGAGCTGGCGCTCGCCCAGATCGACAAGAACTACGGCAAGGGCTCGGTCATGCGCCTCGGGGACGAGGTGCGCCAGCCCATCGCAGTGATCCCCACCGGCTCCATCGCGCTGGACGTGGCGCTCGGCATCGGCGGCCTGCCGCGCGGCCGCGTCATCGAGGTCTACGGCCCCGAGTCCTCGGGTAAGACGACGGTGGCGCTGCACGCGGTCGCCGAGGCGCAGCGCAACGGCGGCATCGCGGCCTTCATCGACGCGGAGCACGCCCTCGATCCCGACTACGCCGCGAAGCTCGGCGTGGATACCGACGCGCTGCTCGTCTCGCAGCCGGATACGGGTGAGCAGGCGCTGGAGATCGCGGACATGCTGATCCGCTCCGGCGCACTCGACATCATCGTGATCGACTCGGTGGCGGCCCTGGTTCCCAAGGCCGAGATCGAGGGCGAGATGGGTGACAGTCACGTCGGCCTGCAGGCCCGCCTCATGAGCCAGGCGCTCCGCAAGATGACCGGCGCGCTGAACAACTCGGGCACCACCGCCATCTTCATCAATCAGCTGCGCGAGAAGATCGGCGTCATGTTCGGCTCGCCCGAGACCACCACGGGCGGTAAGGCGCTGAAGTTCTACGCCTCGGTCCGTCTGGATGTGCGCCGCATCGAGACCCTCAAGGACGGCACGGACGCCGTGGGCAACCGCACCCGCGTCAAGGTGGTCAAGAACAAGGTCTCGCCGCCGTTCAAGCAGGCCGAGTTCGACATCGTCTACGGCCAGGGCATCAGCCGCGAGGGCTCCATCATCGACATGGGCGTCACCGAGGGCTTCATCCGCAAGTCCGGCTCCTGGTACACGTACGACGGTGATCAGCTGGGCCAGGGCAAGGAGAACGCGCGCAAGTTCCTGATCGAGAACCCCGACATCCGCGACGAGATCGAAAAGCGGATCAAGGAGAAGCTCGGCGTGGGTGCCGATGTCACCGCCGACGCCGACGAGATCGCTCCCGCGCCTGTCGACTTCTAG
- a CDS encoding methyltransferase domain-containing protein, whose translation MGESGSSWAERMSTASVDGFVTALDRQGRMDVVRATREWVRARLAIGPGSTVIDVGCGTGDELGELTRLVAPGGRAIGLDLNPPMAHVARRRLSRAEGVLVAAGEATALPVPDGAVDAVVCERVLQHLGQEPADAVREYARAVRGDGIVALTDSDWSSLEIRVDDDERATRRLLDVRARVRLPFTANQGAGGRLGDYLEAAGLTVLDRRATVLTDFAPELVQGVAAGVNASAAQALSASDLADVRSTVDDALARGALRIAVPFHAVVARR comes from the coding sequence GTGGGCGAGAGTGGGAGCAGCTGGGCCGAACGGATGTCGACTGCGAGTGTCGACGGTTTCGTCACGGCCCTGGACCGACAGGGACGGATGGACGTCGTTCGCGCGACGCGGGAGTGGGTTCGTGCGCGCCTCGCGATCGGACCGGGTTCGACGGTCATCGACGTGGGCTGCGGCACCGGTGATGAACTCGGCGAGCTGACCCGTCTCGTGGCTCCGGGCGGCAGGGCCATCGGCCTCGACCTGAATCCTCCGATGGCGCACGTTGCCCGGCGGCGGCTGAGCCGGGCGGAGGGAGTCCTGGTCGCGGCGGGTGAGGCAACCGCGCTTCCGGTCCCCGATGGTGCGGTCGACGCGGTGGTCTGTGAGCGGGTCCTGCAGCATCTCGGTCAGGAACCGGCCGACGCGGTGCGGGAATACGCGCGGGCGGTGCGAGGCGATGGGATCGTCGCGCTGACCGACTCGGACTGGTCGAGCCTGGAGATCCGGGTCGACGACGACGAGCGGGCGACTCGCCGCCTGCTCGACGTTCGCGCGCGCGTTCGGCTACCGTTCACTGCCAATCAAGGCGCAGGCGGGCGCCTCGGCGACTACCTGGAGGCTGCCGGGCTGACGGTCCTCGACCGGCGGGCGACCGTGCTCACCGACTTCGCGCCCGAACTCGTGCAGGGCGTCGCTGCAGGGGTGAATGCCTCGGCTGCGCAGGCGTTGTCCGCGTCCGACCTCGCGGATGTTCGGAGCACTGTCGACGATGCACTCGCCCGGGGTGCGCTTCGGATAGCCGTGCCATTTCACGCCGTGGTCGCACGGCGCTAG